The following DNA comes from Pithys albifrons albifrons isolate INPA30051 chromosome 17, PitAlb_v1, whole genome shotgun sequence.
TGAGGTACACCAGCTCTTTGATGGAGTTTCTACCATTCCCTGCCAGAACTGATGAGTGTTGCAAGCAGGGCAAATTTTGCTGGCAGCCTGACAGTTATGTTCAGGCCTTTATGATAAAGCCATAGGTTTTATGATCCTTGCTGATCTACCCACATTGCTAGCACAGTCAAAAAACCCTTTCTGGCCTTAATTTATCATGTTTAGACTTGAGTAATAACAGAGCCAGTTCTGATTCCTGGGTGGGAGGCAACTTTTTCCAGATGTTAgtctgcagaaacaaaaaacttGCAATTTAGGGATAATATTCTTCAGTCCTGTCCTGTGCCAGAGTGGTACTCTACCCATTACTCTTTATTAGAGAGGTTGAAAGATTACTTGAGCAAGTAAGACAAACGCTGAGACCCCTGGTGCATCTTGGCCTCCCTTATAGAACACATTTTGTCTCATGGACATAAGAATTCCCAAGTCTTCTGAGAACACTTCCCTTTGTTACATGACCAGGGAGTTCTGCCAGCAGCCTCTTCAGGGAATTTGACCCAAACAAGTGTGAAACTGCTGTAGCCTTAAATTAGCATCTGTGATGCAGGTTTTTTAATTGCTGTGAAGCTTGTGATTACTTATTCCTAAAGTTCACAGTAAGGAATGGACACACAAGaactgcagcacctcctgcttcTCAAGTCCCAGAGAGGCTGTAGGAATCGTCCCTCCAAACAGCCAGGGGCAAGGCAGGACAGGCCAGGGGACCAATTTCCTGAAAGATGGGAGCTTCAGCCAGCTTTCTCCATCTATTATTAGGACTACTGGGAAATAGCCAGGAGCAGCTTTCTTTCTCTACAACCACAACTCCTTGGGTTAATTTGGTACCCCAGCTAAAAGCACAGCCCAgcttctgcatttctgcagaCTTCAAAGACAAACTCCTAGGGACTGAAGCACCAGCTCTGTATCATAAGATCATGAGTGAAGTACACAGCAAGTACTTGTTCAGTCTGACACTGCTTAGCCCTTAGTACCACTGTGTCTTCCAGAACAAATGACCACCTGTACTGGTCTTTCATCCTTTCCTAGAGGGGAACCCAAGTGCAGCAGAAAAGCTTGTTCAGATGATGTCTTATTTTGGTAAGAAATAGTGTTTTCACAGAGGAGGATGGGAATGTGAGAGGTGTGGTTAGATACTCTTTTGCCACAAGGTTCCTGCATAACTCTAATTGGATGCTGGGTACTCACATTTCTCTTCATAGTTTGGTGGTGGTTGGCAAGTTTGTCTGAGCAAACAGCACCATGAGCTGTCCTAAGATACATTTGCATTTACTCTGCAGGCTTTAGGTCTGGTACAAGCACAGTGTGCACTGCATTAGCAAGAATGATCAAATCCATTTAGTACAGCTGTCAGGGTAGGGACTAGTTTGTTTAGTTTTCCCCTGAAACTCAGATGTTGTAGTCTCGGAACTAAAAAAATTCAACAAGAGTGGAATTACGCTGCAGGTGCAGAGAGTCTTTATTTCCAGTGTCAAGTGGTGCTTCCAGTCACTGCCTGGATCAAGTGTCCAGCTCAGTCCCCTGTCCTCTCCCAGGCACCCCTTTCTCCGATTAGGTACCCCCCACACCCGTTACCAtcctctgcagcccagctgacagcagaggggaaggacaTCTTCCAGCTTGACTGAACCTTGCATTGCCcaccagaaaagaaaagcccAAGCAACCTGGCAGTTTTGAGCAAATTGCTGATGaattgctgcctctgctcctggcaGAAAGGGACacacaactgaaaaataaagactttAATGTAAAGACTCTTTGGAAACAACCACCAAAAAAGGAGTGGGTGTAtgtaaaggaaaggaagaggctGAACTGCATTCTACCATTGGTACAGTACTACTTCATTGAAAGCCCACAAAGAGGTCTCACAACAGTGAGGGCCAGGTGCATTAGTCTTTGTACAGAGGGCAAGAGTGACCTGGCACGCAGCAAGTCATTAACAGAAAGAGGAGGAGTAACTGGTTTAACACCCCATTTGATACTTATTCCCCAGAGTAACTGAGGAGCCATCACAGGTTCAGTCCCTGTCCCTAGAACACCTCTGTAGGGATTCATCGGTTCTCGTGTGCGAAGCTCTGTGGGTCCCGTTGGGACAAGGGGAAGGTGTGTTACCCATACAGACAGTGACACATTACACATTGGAATGGCAACTGGTGTTATTCCAGAAGGATCCCTGGGCCACAGTATGAGTCCAGCTAGAAGAGAGGAATCTGGCCATGTGAAGAAGTCCCCCGTGTTACTGTGGATGCTGCTGCTCATTCTGGTCTTGGCCTCTGAGTTGGTGTTCTGGACGATCCTCAGGCAGAGGGTTATAGTTGGGATCCTCTTCAGGTGTGTCAAATACCATCTTCCTGGCAAGGGACATGCCCATCCCACCGAGCAGGCAGGTTAGTAAAGTGAGTGAGGATGGCAAACCCCCCAGCCCTCCTAGGAACACCCTGGCCCTCCACAGGGCTTGGCTGTGAGCCACAGCCACTGGCCTGTTGTGCCACCAACTGTTCTTTTGCTCAGTTCAACACACAACGATAACAGTACCTCCTTGCTTCATCTCTAGGTCAGATTCGATCCTCAGTGCATGAAGCAGAACATACTCTGCTTTCTTAAACTACAAAAATGTATCAGAGAAAGTCCAACTGTGTCTAGCATTTCTACAAGCAGTAAGAACACTTCGGTTGTACTGGCAAAGCTGAAGGTATCAGCAACTGCTGTTACAGGCCCTGTTTACACGTGTCTATAATGTGCAAATAATGCAGCAAAGGCACGAAGTGTGGAGCTGAGGTACTGTCTGCATGCAGTTGTGTCCTGTGGTCACAGACCACAGTTTGCTGTGGAAGTGACCCAGGCTGGAAGCAACACATGAAAGCCCAGAAAGAATCAGCTTTACTTACAGAAAGCCAGGGGTTAACAGTAACTTCTTTCCTCCTGGCTGGTTGGGGAAAACATCTTCCAAGAAATAATAGATGTGACCCACTGCAATCCCTGGGGAGAGATGCCACCAAGGTCAGGCACAGCTCTGACTCCTTTGCCAGCTGaaccagagctgctgggagcaaGAATCCCTCAGCTGTGTACCCactcccacctcccaccagaACCACGGGTGCTGCAGTTTGCTGTCACCAGCACACAAGCCCGCAGGGAGCCCATCAGCCTGAAGGCAGCACCAGACAGCACGAGCATCAGGCAGAGCTCACCACACCCAACTTCCCCCTGTCTGGGGAAGACACACCAAAAAGCAGGTCACAAGCAAAACCCCAGGCTTGAGCCAGGCCACCCAGCAACCCCACGGAGCTCACTTTAGGAAACCAAGGGAAGGTGTCAGTGCCCCAGTAGCAGCTATGAGAACAGAGCACTGTGGCTGCAAAGTGCCCTtgttcccagcacacacaccccagcTTTGACTTACCCAGTAAGTCAATGATGATGGAATTgcccaggagcagagagaaTCCCATCAGGACCCAGGGCAAGAAGGGGGCCTGGAAGTTAAGAAGTCCAAAAAAGTTCATGCGGATATAAGGGTTCCTGCGACTCCAAACATACACCAGCATGATGGTGAAAGCCTGGCCTAGGAAAAACAGGCTGGCAAAGAGCCCAAATAGCTAGGAACTACAGAGTCAAGGAAAAACATACCCACCCTGTGCACCACCTCCAGGCGGCACAGGGTGCCTTGTAACTAGGAAACACAAACTAGAGGCAGCTGATCGCTGCCCATGCCACCAAACCCTTCCTGGGCTGCCTGAGATGTACTGACCACCACCCTCCCTGCCACTCCAGAACAAGACACTCTAGGGAGTGGCACAAACAGATTGCTTACTCCTTAAACTGATGTCTAAACAACCAGGGAGCCTTTTCAAAGCAAATATCAAAATGACCTTCAAAGAAGGGCTTTCAGTATCTTGCAGCACCTGAGGCAGTGGCACATATTGATAACTTGCTCGTGTTCAGTAAGTGCCTTTTACAGCAGAGTTTCATCAGTGAGACAACTCTTGCAATGCACAGTCCTTTTCTCCAGAACACAAGGAGACAGAGGCAAAAACTCCCCTGCCGTTGTAGCTGGACTCCAAATCCACCTATGGGCAAGCACGTGGGTGCTGCAGGCACCTGGACACTGACTGGCCAAATGCCCAAGGGTGGCCAAGAGCCACAAGAGCTCACACAGCTTCATACAGAACTTTGCAGGTAGAGCAGTGCTCTGAGCCATCTGCATAAGACAGCAGAAGACATTCAGAAAAGGCTTGTGCTTGGGAGTGAGACATTTCTCCCCATCAGACTTTGTCCTAAAAACCAGAACTTCTTAAGATGTGTGATGTTGTCTCCACCCACTGAGAGGTTGCAAGGACAGAGCACTGGGCTCATGCTGCCCAAAGTACTGACAACAGTGTGGGGACACCCCACTCCTTGTCCTCATGCTCTGTGTTCCTGCCTTCAGCTGGACTTGCTTTCCTGAGCCAGCCTCATGCAATTGTAGCCATGCTCCACCAGCCAGAGCTCAGACAGTGGCCCTGTCACAGCTGGGCAGGTTCTTAGAGCATAACACGTGGCTTCCTTTCAGGCTGAGCTTCCCAAGCACACTGCCACATGTCCTtttcagggatgaggcagcccaGCCCCCTGCCAGGTGCATCAGCACTTCTGCAGACACCAACACAATCACAGGCAGCTTTTCCTGTACTTTGCTTCTGCTCTAAGCACATTGTGTGAGGCACAGGCCAAGACAAGGGTGGGAAAGATGAGGAGGACAAACTGTGCCAGCCAGCCAGAAACTGCCCCTCCACCACATGCTCAGCTCTCCCAAACCACAGGGCATGAGCCTGGCAGGCCTGGGGCACAACAAGgccctctgccccagggcaccaAGAAGGTTCACAAACCAGCGGTGCCATTCAGCAGGCAGGTACCTGCTGCAGACCACACAACACAGCGGGATGCAGAGAGGTAACACACCAGCCCTACACTATCCACAGCATCTCAGAAGACACCAAAGAGCCTCAACCAACTCAAAAGGATACTGTCATGAGAAACCCTCCAAAGAGGAACATGAAGACAAAATCAGCCGTCCTTCCACGGAAGGAGCCTTCTTCGAGCATGCGGCAGTACCTGTACCTGAGagcaggagagaagggaggggttGCAGTATAGGAAATTTTAACAGCTGGTCACCCTGTGTCCCCACTGCATGAATTCCCAGGGAATAAGCCACTGCAAGCTTTTTCACCCCAGGAAGCTGCCAGCCAGGTGTCCAAACCCAGAGCAGTGCAAGCATCACCTCATCCCACTGACcccagggaaagaaagaagcatctgctgtgctccagccagAGCTCGCCCCAGGAATGGGCATTGCTTTCCAGCAtgagccacagcagcactgccagctgccCCAGCCTTTTGGCAAGCAGagatggaggggcaggaggggggcaCAGTTGtcaggggaatggcttcaattCAGGACAAAAGAGCCAAGGGAAGAACCCACTGCTGCCAAGGCGGGTCAGCCTGGGGAGGAAGATTGATAGAAGGAATTGCATCTAAGCCAAAATTGGAGCAGAGAACTTCACTGAGACCAAAGGATACAAAAATatcatgttgaaaaagaaactgaatcCCAGAGGCCCAAAAAAGAGGAAGTTGGTGATCAGCCTCCATATCTGAAAgacaagagagaggaaagagaaaaggaggtgggcagggaggtCTGTCCCCATCACCCTGTCCACAGGGGATGCTCTGTCATACACCTGTCCACTCACAACCACCCTGGGACACCAGACAGCTCCACCCCACCCTGTGTGGGACCTCTCTTCACTGCCCACATCAGTGCCGTGCCTTTCCAGGTGAGGGAAAGAagatttctctgtttttctggaAAGGATGAGCACCCAGAGCCGAAGTTCATCAGTGTTCATGCCTCTCTACAGTAAAGCCTTCCCCACCCAGCCCGAGAGCAGCTCCCACACACCTCGGTGTCACAGAGAAGGCGGGGATGAGGTTTgacaaaggggaaaaagggaaatgtcAAGATGGTGTGTGTGGCAGGAAAAGGCTGGAAGGAGTTATTTCCACCCAGATGCCTGTGACAAGAGGGGACACCGTGTTGGTGACGCAGATCGGTGGGGCAGGAGCCCCTCGGGATgacacagcactgcccagcctggggacatCCAGGGCCTGTCACAACCACCCCGCGCCGGCAGGGCCCGAGTCCCGGGCAAGGCCTCACCTGGAACTTCCTGAAGATGAGGTCGGGGTTGAAGTAGAGCTGGAAGGGGGTGATGAactccagctgctgtgggagacaggcagagcagctgccatcACCCGCTGCCCTCAGCCGGCGCCCGGCCGCCCTCCTCCGCCCCCCCCGGGCCCTGCCCCCCAGCACGGCCCCCGCTCACCACGGCGGCGGTGGTGAGCACGCAGGCGGTGGTGTAGGCGCGGGTCACGGCCGGCATGCCCAGGTACTCCTGCGCGAAGCCCTGGTACGCCATGGCGGGGCAGCTCCGCCACCGGGACGCGGCGCCTTTAACGCCCCCCCGCGCCGCCTCGCCCGCCACGCCCCCGCGGGGCGCGCCCGGCCAATCCCCGCGCGACAGGCCGCGCACGCCGGCCAATGGGAGCGCGCCTCATGGCCCCGGCACGCGCGCGCCGCCAACCACGAGCGCGCCCGCGGCGGCGGGAGAGGGGCGGGGACGGGggcggggacggggacaggggcGGGGACAGgtacagggacagggacaggggcagcgACAGCGACAGCGACAAGAGACAGAGTTTCAGGAGTCAGGGGGTCTGCAGACCCGCTGTCAACCCCATCGACCCCCGACAACAGAGACAGAGCCCCGTGTGCCGCCCCCAGGGCGGGGAGCGCCTCATGTCTACCCCCGTGGGTGGGACGAGCCCCCTGCACCGCCCCCCACGCCCGTGGCAGCGGTGGCCGAGGGACGGTGGGGACGACAGCGGCGGTCCGGGGGCGTCCCGGGGCCGGGCAGTGTGcggcagagagggcagaggcGCCGGGCCCCGCGTGGGTGCGGGTGCGGGTTCCCGGAGTGCCGGGACGGGCACCAGCCCCGGCTCATCCCCGGCCCCTCGGGAGCGCGGCGCTGTCAGCGCGTGGTTCCCGCACACGCGGGTGGGTGCTTGGAGGGGGGGACACGCTGCGGGAGCTGGGCCGGAAGGAGGAAGGGGCGGCGGTGCCGGTGCCTCAGCCGGGCTGCTTCGATTGTCAGGAGGGTCTTGCTATCGCTAAGGCACGAAGGGGTTTGGGTTTTCAGTGATTCCTGCCTAAACCTTTCCTACTTCCTGGAGGGAACAGGCGCTTCCCCGAGCCGTGCGAGGTCGCACCGGGATGTCAGGGCCGCCCACGAGAGATGCGTGGTGCCAGCAGGTGCCACCAGGTGCCCGGGGAAACGGCACTGGGATTCAGCCCTAGGAGAGCGCGGGGTCTGTGCTGCCCCTGTGTCTGTCCCGACACACAGCAGCGCTCGCAAACGGGAACCTCATAAAGGTCTGCAGTAACCTGGCATCCTCCTCTCGCGCTGATTGTGCTTTCCGGAGCTGCATGCCCTGCTCAGGAGTCGGGTCTAATGTTACAGCCACCCTAGTTTCAGATGAGGAATGGGTctgggtttgtgtttgtgttggaGAGGGTTACGATGTCATCATAGCCTTAATGAGCCCTGAGTTTTCCCTTTAAAACCGCAGTTTAAATGGGAAATGAAATTACTGGCGGGGAAGGGAGTCTTTGAGTCTTTCACCACTTCCACCCTGACGGCCCTTTGATGAAGAACAAACCCAGCTGGAAGATGACAGGACATGAGCTTAAAGCAACATATtgggggaaagaaggaagaagacgAGTCCAGTGTGTGCCTGAGAGACCAGGGAATGGGTTCCTGAACAccccaggcactgcagctctgagagCCAACTGTGATGTGGCTGTGCTAGGGGGAAGGAGAAACTCCTTCAGGTCAGAGCTGCACTACAGGGATCCTGGGAATGAGCTGAATGTGGAACGTGGAACTTGAACTGCAGCAGTGTCAATAAGCTTGGCTGTGTTGTTACAGATTTTtggtgggagctgggatggatgTGAGAACTCTGGAGAGGTGAGGAAAGCTGAGCTTGCAGGGAAACTGCAGGAGGTCTGCAAAGGGTTGCCCATATTCACGTGGCTGTTTCAGCCCAAAtgccccactgctgcagctcagccctcccGCATGTCacagagcccccagccccagcaggatgggTGGCTGCATATCAATAAATGAATaatgaatgaaataaatgaTAAATATGCTGCTCCTTTGGGTGGGTAATTGGCAGTTTCCTGTCTGCTCTCTGTGTGGACACCAAAGGGAAGCTGAATTCAAACACTGAGATTCCTGCTCCTTCTTTGATGGAATCAAGGCTGGAAATGAATACCGGGAACCTCTCTTCTGGAAGGAGGTCTTATCCTAGAGCTCAGTGTCACTAGCTCCACAGAGATGAGAATCCAGTAGAACAATCCCACCTACTCACTGTGGAGGATTATGTGCAAGTCAGACATTGCATAAAATCTAAAAAAAGTAATCaatttctcaattttcttctATCCCCTTGTTTGGCAGCCAGAACTGGAGAACTCTGCTTGTCCAGGCTTCTACTTAAGGCTTTTTTTCTAAGCTTTag
Coding sequences within:
- the DERL3 gene encoding derlin-3 isoform X2, which produces MAYQGFAQEYLGMPAVTRAYTTACVLTTAAVLEFITPFQLYFNPDLIFRKFQIWRLITNFLFFGPLGFSFFFNMIFLYRYCRMLEEGSFRGRTADFVFMFLFGGFLMTLFGLFASLFFLGQAFTIMLVYVWSRRNPYIRMNFFGLLNFQAPFLPWVLMGFSLLLGNSIIIDLLGIAVGHIYYFLEDVFPNQPGGKKLLLTPGFLKMVFDTPEEDPNYNPLPEDRPEHQLRGQDQNEQQHPQ
- the DERL3 gene encoding derlin-3 isoform X3; amino-acid sequence: MAYQGFAQEYLGMPAVTRAYTTACVLTTAAVQLEFITPFQLYFNPDLIFRKFQIWRLITNFLFFGPLGFSFFFNMIFLYRYCRMLEEGSFRGRTADFVFMFLFGGFLMTLFGLFASLFFLGQAFTIMLVYVWSRRNPYIRMNFFGLLNFQAPFLPWVLMGFSLLLGNSIIIDLLGIAVGHIYYFLEDVFPNQPGGKKLLLTPGFL
- the DERL3 gene encoding derlin-3 isoform X1, whose amino-acid sequence is MAYQGFAQEYLGMPAVTRAYTTACVLTTAAVQLEFITPFQLYFNPDLIFRKFQIWRLITNFLFFGPLGFSFFFNMIFLYRYCRMLEEGSFRGRTADFVFMFLFGGFLMTLFGLFASLFFLGQAFTIMLVYVWSRRNPYIRMNFFGLLNFQAPFLPWVLMGFSLLLGNSIIIDLLGIAVGHIYYFLEDVFPNQPGGKKLLLTPGFLKMVFDTPEEDPNYNPLPEDRPEHQLRGQDQNEQQHPQ